Proteins from one Luteibaculum oceani genomic window:
- the rlmD gene encoding 23S rRNA (uracil(1939)-C(5))-methyltransferase RlmD: MGRKRREIKTVENVRIERAGAEGKAIAHIDEKVVFVPFGAPGDLATLQVKKSHKRFMEGTIVALHEKSEQRVDPICDHYGLCGGCKWQHVSYDYQLEFKEQQVRDAMDRIGKIEYQEFLPIVGADKTSEYRNKLEFTASDSKWLTDEQVKSGEEIDRDALGYHMPGRFDRVFHVDKCHLQHNLSNDIRSTVYKLAKENNIPFFNLRNQTGVLRTVMIRNSSLGEWMVLVAFKEPQKEHIEIIMEGLKTNFPQITSLNYSINNKRNDSLYDLEIENWSGSEYISEKLGELKFRIRPKSFFQTNSEQAEKLYALTKELASLEGNETVYDLYTGTGTIACYVSDLAKKVVGIEYVETAIEDAKLNAADNKITNCSFFAGDMKDVFTDEFVKTNGTPDVIITDPPRAGMHQDVVDLINRLAPEKVVYVSCNPATQARDLDLMREKFIVEKIQPVDMFPHTHHVENIALLRKR; the protein is encoded by the coding sequence ATGGGAAGAAAAAGAAGGGAAATCAAAACGGTTGAAAACGTTAGGATTGAGAGAGCTGGAGCGGAAGGAAAGGCTATTGCTCATATCGACGAGAAAGTAGTTTTTGTTCCATTTGGTGCGCCTGGGGATTTGGCGACACTTCAAGTTAAGAAGTCGCATAAACGCTTTATGGAAGGAACCATAGTAGCGTTACACGAAAAATCGGAGCAACGCGTAGACCCCATTTGTGATCATTACGGATTATGTGGTGGGTGTAAATGGCAACATGTAAGCTACGACTACCAGCTTGAATTCAAAGAACAACAAGTGCGAGACGCTATGGATCGCATTGGTAAAATTGAATACCAAGAATTTCTTCCTATTGTTGGTGCAGATAAAACAAGCGAATACAGAAATAAACTAGAATTTACTGCGTCCGACTCAAAGTGGTTAACCGACGAGCAAGTAAAATCTGGTGAAGAAATTGATCGCGATGCACTAGGATACCATATGCCTGGAAGATTCGATAGAGTTTTCCATGTAGATAAATGTCATTTACAACACAATCTTTCTAACGACATCAGATCTACTGTATATAAGCTAGCCAAAGAAAATAACATTCCCTTTTTCAACTTAAGAAATCAAACGGGCGTATTGCGCACGGTGATGATTAGAAACTCTAGCTTAGGTGAGTGGATGGTTTTGGTAGCCTTTAAAGAGCCTCAAAAGGAGCATATAGAAATAATAATGGAAGGACTTAAGACCAACTTCCCACAAATAACCTCGCTTAATTACTCCATAAATAACAAGCGCAACGATAGCTTGTATGACCTTGAAATAGAAAATTGGTCGGGATCTGAATACATCTCAGAAAAGCTGGGTGAGTTAAAATTTAGAATACGTCCAAAAAGCTTTTTCCAAACCAACAGCGAACAAGCTGAAAAGCTTTATGCATTAACCAAGGAACTTGCAAGTTTAGAAGGAAACGAGACCGTATACGATTTGTACACGGGAACGGGTACTATAGCGTGCTATGTCTCAGATTTGGCCAAAAAAGTGGTTGGAATAGAATATGTGGAAACCGCAATTGAAGATGCAAAACTTAATGCGGCAGACAATAAAATCACCAACTGCTCCTTCTTTGCAGGAGATATGAAGGACGTATTTACCGATGAGTTCGTAAAAACAAACGGAACTCCAGATGTTATTATCACCGATCCACCAAGAGCGGGAATGCATCAGGATGTTGTGGATTTGATAAATCGACTTGCGCCAGAAAAAGTGGTTTATGTGAGCTGTAACCCAGCCACCCAAGCTAGAGACCTAGACCTAATGCGCGAAAAATTTATTGTGGAAAAAATTCAGCCGGTGGATATGTTTCCGCATACCCATCACGTAGAAAACATTGCCCTACTGCGCAAAAGATAA